The genomic DNA GATATTAAATGATGTCCCTTCTATTTTGACACTTGCGCCGGTTGATGGCGATCGCAACTGCGTCAAACTTGATCTCAAACGCTATGAATCTGGTAGTTACAACGATCCTCCCTCCAGTCATATCAACCAAAATTTTCAGTCGTTAGGCCGCCACATGATTTTTTCTGAAACAGGCGCTTTTTCAAAAGGCGTGATGTGGTTTTCGACGATGATGGATTTTATTGCAGAATTCGGTTTTGTTGAGGGCGATCGCCGTCTGCGTATGGTGCAGATTTATGACGCAGATTATAAATTTGACAAGCTTGTTTTTATTCGTGAATTTCGAGACGGCACAGACGCGAAGGAAAGACCGGCATTGACAGTAGACCAATTAGTGGGCACTTGGGAAGCAGAAGCCCAGACCTATCGTCCAGATTTTGAGCCACCGACAACTAGCCACAGTCGCCTCCGTATTAGCGTTGAAGGAGATCAACTCAAACAATCTATCGAGTTAGAAAATCGTACGATTCAGACCCAAGCGAAGATTAATGGTAATCAGCTAAAGTTTGATTCAGACATACCACGGCAAATCACCTTGTTGCCCGATGGCGGTTCGATCAATGTTCCTTTGCAAGTTTTTGCTAAAACCGCATTTTTTGTAGAGGTCGGTTGGCTCGTGTCGGATAATGTGCGTCAACGAATTATGCGTAACTTTGACGACCAAGGAAAATGGGAAAGCTCTGTGTTTATCACCGAAAAACGGGTCGCTTAGTTTAACCGCAGGCATCGGCGATCAAATTTAGATGCTAGTCAAAAGCACTGGCGATCGCCTTTTCCTTCGCGAGGAAAGAATGATCGCACTTTTCCGCCAAATCCTTTGCAATGCGGTCTAGAACATCATCAGTATGATTTGGTTCATGGTGGAAGACCGCTAATTTACGAACATTCGCGGCATTCGTGAGCTTGACACCTTCCTGCCAAGTAGAATGACCCCAACCAACCTTGGGAGACTTAGGATCGTGGTACTCCTCATCGGTGTACATTGCGTCATAAACCAAGATATCGGCATCCTTGGCGAGATTGAGAATATTTTCATCAAGGCGATCGGGGAAATGCTCTGTGTCCGTACAATAAACGATCGCCCGATCTTGCCAAGACACCCGATAACCCATAGCACCATTGGGGTGATTTAAGGGAGCCGTCGAAATTTTTGCATCACCAATCTGAAACGTTTGGCCACAAGTTAATTCGTGGAAAACCACCTCCGCTTCAAGTTGCGCCACGGGAATTGGCGAATTGGAATGCAATACCCTTTTATAAAAATGATCCTCTAGGCTCATCGGGCGCACCTCTTCCGGTACTTGGCCATACACATGGAGGCGGTTGCCCGGGCGGAACAAAGGCTCAAAGAAAGGCAAACCTTGGATATGATCCCAGTGGTAATGGGTGAAACACATATGCAGCTCGAGGTTGTTTTGACCTTCCAGCTCTTTGCCAAGATTCCTCAGACCTGTACCGGCATCAAAAATAATACGCTTACCAGCGGCGCGAATTTCGATACAAGACGTGTTGCCGCCAT from [Limnothrix rosea] IAM M-220 includes the following:
- a CDS encoding DUF3598 family protein — protein: MGSQWDNFLKNLGTWRGSFSTLNLSGEILNDVPSILTLAPVDGDRNCVKLDLKRYESGSYNDPPSSHINQNFQSLGRHMIFSETGAFSKGVMWFSTMMDFIAEFGFVEGDRRLRMVQIYDADYKFDKLVFIREFRDGTDAKERPALTVDQLVGTWEAEAQTYRPDFEPPTTSHSRLRISVEGDQLKQSIELENRTIQTQAKINGNQLKFDSDIPRQITLLPDGGSINVPLQVFAKTAFFVEVGWLVSDNVRQRIMRNFDDQGKWESSVFITEKRVA
- a CDS encoding MBL fold metallo-hydrolase, translated to MTKPALDEFVVQFWGVRGSVPSPGFETIRYGGNTSCIEIRAAGKRIIFDAGTGLRNLGKELEGQNNLELHMCFTHYHWDHIQGLPFFEPLFRPGNRLHVYGQVPEEVRPMSLEDHFYKRVLHSNSPIPVAQLEAEVVFHELTCGQTFQIGDAKISTAPLNHPNGAMGYRVSWQDRAIVYCTDTEHFPDRLDENILNLAKDADILVYDAMYTDEEYHDPKSPKVGWGHSTWQEGVKLTNAANVRKLAVFHHEPNHTDDVLDRIAKDLAEKCDHSFLAKEKAIASAFD